CGCTCTGCAGTACCCCCAACGGCACCGTGACCACGACATGGTCGGCTCTCGCCGTTCCGGCCTGGGTGGTCACGGTGACCGCGTCGCCGGTCCGGTCGACTCGGGTGACGACCTGGCCGGTGCGGATGGTCAGGTCGCGGGCGAGGAACCGGGGTACCTGTTCGTAGCCGGCGGGGAAGAGAACATCGGCACCGTCGACGGCTGCGTCGTCGTCGAAGGTGAGCGCGGAAAGCTGGTCGGCGCTGCCGGCGAACTCCTGCTCGTAGTCGTCGAGCGCGTAGCCGAGCAGATTGCGCTCCGTTGCCGACAGCGTGTCCGCGTCGACCGCCGTCTCGACCACCCGGCGCAGCGACGTGTCGACGCCGCCGTGATCCTGGTAGGCACGCACCGCGTCGGCGGCGCGTTTCTGCCATCGGGCCAGCGCGTCGTCCTGATCGTCGGTGAGCGGACCGCCGGCCCAGCTGTACTGGCCGGCGCTGTCCGGATCGGTCACCACCGTGTCTGCGCCGGCCTGGGCGGCCAGCTCGCTGATCGGGTTGCCGTCGATCCCGTGGATCCAGGAGGCGCCGAGATCGACCGGCGCGTCGGTCCAGGCCCGGCTGGTCCACACCCGGCCGCCGATCCGGTCCCGGGCTTCGAACACCGTGACCCGACAGCCGCGTTCGGCGAGCCGACGGGCGGCGGCCAGGCCGGCGACCCCGGCGCCGACGACGATCACGTCCGGGCCGGCAGCCGCGGTGTCCGCGCACGCCGCAACCGTCGATGCGACGAGCAGCGCCGGTACGCCGAGACCCAACGCTCGGAGGACGTCGCGGCGCTGCATCGGCGGTTACGCCGAACCGGTGGTCCAGACCTGCTCGATCGGCGTGGCGGTGGTCGGCGGCGGCGTCGGGGTTCCGCCGGGAGTCCGGGAGAATCGCGGGGCCGGGGCGTGCTGGACCACCCCGTCGACCTCGATCAGCGAGCCCCGCGCCGCGATGTGCTTGTTCTCGGTCGCCTCGGACAGGGTCAGTACCGGCGTGGTGCAGGCGTCCGTGCCGTCGAAGATCGCCGCCCACTGGTCGCGGGTCTTGGTCCGGAACCGGTCGGCGAACAGGGCCCGCAGCTGTGCCTGGCCGGCCGGGTCGATCTGGGCCGGTAGACCGGCCGGATCGAGCTCGAGCAGCCGCAGCAGTTCGGCGTAGAACTGCGGTTCGATCGCGCCGACCGCCATGTACTTGCCGTCCGCGGTCTCATAAGTGTCGTAGAACGCCATTCCGGTGTCCAGCAGGTTGGTTCCGCGCTCGTCGCTCCACAGGCCGATTCCGCGCATGCCCCAGATCATGTGCGACAACGACAGCACCCCGTCGACCATCGCGGCGTCGATCACCTGCCCCCGGCCCGACGACGCCCGCTCGACCAACGCCGCCAGCACGCCCATGACCAGGTAGAGCGAGCCGCCGCCGAAGTCGCCGACCATGTTCAACGGTGGCACCGGGGCTTCGCCGGCCCGCCCGATCGCGTTCAGGATGCCGGTCTGCGAGATGTAGTTGATGTCGTGACCCGCGGTCTCGGCGAGCGGGCCGGACTGGCCCCAGCCGGTCATCCGGCCGTACACCAGTCGCGGGTTACGGGCCAGTGCGACGTCCGGCCCGATGCCCAGTCGCTCGGTGACCCCGGGCCGGAAGCCCTCGATCAGCACGTCCGCCCGATCGGCCAGTTCGAGGATCCGGGCCAGGTCGGCCGGGTCCTTGAGGTTCGCTTCGACGATCGTCCGGTTGCGCCACTGCGGCCGCTCCAGGAATCCGGGCAGCTGGCCGGCGCGTTGCACCCGCACCACATCGGCACCGAGATCGCCGAGCAGCAGTGCCGCATGCGGCCCCGGTCCGATCCCGGCCAGCTCGAGCACGCGAATGCCGGTGAGTGGGCCCTGTCGGTCACCCGCCGACGCTGCGGATTCGGACATGCGATACCTCCGTGTGATGAGACGTTTCGACGGCGAAGCGTCGCAACCCACGATAACGGTCCGATCTTCGGTGACCGCGCCATCGTCGCCGGTCCACGTCGGGTTGTGGGTGAGAATGCAGGGGTGGTCTGGATACTGCTCGTGTGCGCGATCGTCTGTGAGGTGACGGCGACGCTTGCGCTCCGTTACTCGGACGGGCTGACCCGGCTCCTGCCGGTGGTGATCACCCTGGTCGGCTACACGACGTCGTTCGTGCTGTTGTCCCAGGTGCTGGTCCGCGGGTTGGCGGTGGGGGTGGCGTACGCGATCTGGTCTGCGGTAGGTGTGGCAATAGTCGCGATCTTCGGTGTTCTGGTGCTCGGCGAAATGCTCAGCTGGCGCCAGGTGGCCGGGTTGGGTCTGGTGATCGCGGGTGTGGTGCTGTTGCAATCGGGGGTGCAGGCATGAGTGCAAACGGGGAAATCCTGATCGGACTGGTGATCGCGGTCGGTCTGGTCGGGGTCCTGGTGCCGGTGCTGCCCGGGGTGTTGCTGATCGCCGTCGCCATCGGGTTCTGGGCGGTCCGCACCGGGACCGAGATCGGCTGGATCGTCTTCGGCGTCGCCGCCGCACTGTTGGTGGGGGCCGGGGTGGTCAAGTACACCTGGCCGGGCCGGCGGATGCGGTACGCCGGGATACCCGGCCGGTCCCTGCTGGTCGGCGCGCTGCTCGCGATCGTGGGCTTCTTCGTGATCCCGGTGCTCGGGTTGCCGATCGGTTTCGTCGTCGGGATCTACCTGGCCGAACTGCTGCGACTGCGCCGGAATCGGCTTGCCTGGCAGTCGACTGTGCACGCGGTGAAGGCAACCGGGCTGGCGCTGCTCATCGAGTTCACCGGCGCATTACTCGCCAGCGGCGTCTGGGTGATCGGTGCGGTGCTCAGCTGAGTCCCCGGCCGGGCCCGCACCGAAGCGGCCGCTGTCTGCGGCGTGTGCGATCGGCGGTAGCCGATAGAACTGCCGTGCGTTCTCCGTCACCACCGCTGTCCAGCCGTCCGGGCCGACCGCTTCGGCGATCAGCTCGAGATCGGCCCGATCGAAACGTCGGTCGGGGCCGGGGAGATCGGTGCCGAACATCAGCGCGGCGGGATTCACTGCGTGGATGCGGCGCATCGCACTCACCAGGTCGAGCCCAGTCCGGCGGAATCCCGATGCTTTCACCCGGACCCCGCGATCGACCAGGGCGAGCACGTAGGGCATCGCCTCTTCGGACATGCCGAGATGATCGATGCTCAATGCCGGGAGCTTGGCCAGCACCGGCTGCAGCGAGGCGAGCATCGGCCCGTCGGCGAACAGCTCGACATGCCAGCCGACCAGCTCGTGCGCCCGCAGCGCCTGCAGGGTGAGGCCTTCGATGTCGATCGCCGCCCGGGCCAGGTTGAACCGGATTGCCCGGACGCCGATCCGATCCAACTCGATGATCTCGTCTTCGGTCGCCTCCGGGTCGAGCTGGGTCACCCCGACCCAGTCGGTGCCCAGCTCCGGCAGGATTGCTTTCAGGTAGCCGTGGTCGTTGTCATGGATTGCTCCACTGACCACCACGCCCCCGTCGATGTCCAGATCGGCGACTTCCGCGCGGTAGTCGGCGACTGTGAACGGGGCCGGCGAATCGCCGTCGTCCTCGGTCAGCGGGAAGCGCGGATCGATGATGTGTACGTGTGCGTCGAACACGTGTACAGCATGCCGCAGGGAGGCTGCCGATACGTAGTCGACGCCACCGCGGTGCGGTGAAGGTCACGCCACCGATTCGATCGGGTCACACCTTGTGCGGCTCGCTGGCCCGCAGCATGTCCTCGCGCTCGACCACCTTGACCCGCTCCCGGCCTTCCGGCTCGCCCAACGAGCGCTCATGGGCGTCGAGGCGGTACCAGCCGTCCCAGGTGGTGAACGGAACG
Above is a genomic segment from Skermania piniformis containing:
- a CDS encoding flavin monoamine oxidase family protein yields the protein MQRRDVLRALGLGVPALLVASTVAACADTAAAGPDVIVVGAGVAGLAAARRLAERGCRVTVFEARDRIGGRVWTSRAWTDAPVDLGASWIHGIDGNPISELAAQAGADTVVTDPDSAGQYSWAGGPLTDDQDDALARWQKRAADAVRAYQDHGGVDTSLRRVVETAVDADTLSATERNLLGYALDDYEQEFAGSADQLSALTFDDDAAVDGADVLFPAGYEQVPRFLARDLTIRTGQVVTRVDRTGDAVTVTTQAGTARADHVVVTVPLGVLQSGSITFGAGLPDAKQDAIAALGVGVLNKLYLRFSRVFWADSDWLCFVPEVADHSRWTQWINLARPTGRPILLGFAAGDAGRRIESWRDPEIVDSALQTLRTMYGSGVPQPIGTQLTRWAADPFARGSYSYATVGSTPALRDDLAAAVDGRVHFAGEATYRRSPATVHGAYLSGLRAAAEILG
- a CDS encoding CaiB/BaiF CoA transferase family protein, which gives rise to MSESAASAGDRQGPLTGIRVLELAGIGPGPHAALLLGDLGADVVRVQRAGQLPGFLERPQWRNRTIVEANLKDPADLARILELADRADVLIEGFRPGVTERLGIGPDVALARNPRLVYGRMTGWGQSGPLAETAGHDINYISQTGILNAIGRAGEAPVPPLNMVGDFGGGSLYLVMGVLAALVERASSGRGQVIDAAMVDGVLSLSHMIWGMRGIGLWSDERGTNLLDTGMAFYDTYETADGKYMAVGAIEPQFYAELLRLLELDPAGLPAQIDPAGQAQLRALFADRFRTKTRDQWAAIFDGTDACTTPVLTLSEATENKHIAARGSLIEVDGVVQHAPAPRFSRTPGGTPTPPPTTATPIEQVWTTGSA
- a CDS encoding DMT family transporter, with translation MVWILLVCAIVCEVTATLALRYSDGLTRLLPVVITLVGYTTSFVLLSQVLVRGLAVGVAYAIWSAVGVAIVAIFGVLVLGEMLSWRQVAGLGLVIAGVVLLQSGVQA
- a CDS encoding DUF456 domain-containing protein, with translation MSANGEILIGLVIAVGLVGVLVPVLPGVLLIAVAIGFWAVRTGTEIGWIVFGVAAALLVGAGVVKYTWPGRRMRYAGIPGRSLLVGALLAIVGFFVIPVLGLPIGFVVGIYLAELLRLRRNRLAWQSTVHAVKATGLALLIEFTGALLASGVWVIGAVLS
- a CDS encoding amidohydrolase family protein; the encoded protein is MFDAHVHIIDPRFPLTEDDGDSPAPFTVADYRAEVADLDIDGGVVVSGAIHDNDHGYLKAILPELGTDWVGVTQLDPEATEDEIIELDRIGVRAIRFNLARAAIDIEGLTLQALRAHELVGWHVELFADGPMLASLQPVLAKLPALSIDHLGMSEEAMPYVLALVDRGVRVKASGFRRTGLDLVSAMRRIHAVNPAALMFGTDLPGPDRRFDRADLELIAEAVGPDGWTAVVTENARQFYRLPPIAHAADSGRFGAGPAGDSAEHRTDHPDAAGE